DNA from Eucalyptus grandis isolate ANBG69807.140 chromosome 5, ASM1654582v1, whole genome shotgun sequence:
aagtacctttggctaaaatggtgtttgggggacaaagggcttttgtgaaaaaaaaaaaaaaaaaaatatcaaaagaaaaataaaaagaaaaaacaaaaaaatgaaaaccagcGAGGGCAGGCGGcatccggcggccggcggcgaccctcggcgacctccggcgacccccgatccgggccggcgaggtcgcgcgacgccgtcgcgacctccggcgacccggatcTGGGCCCGCGAGGTCGCACGACGCCGTCGCGAGGGCCGGCGTGGTCGCGCCTGAGGTCGggggacctcggcgagggccgcgcctgaggtcggggacctcggcgagggccgcgcctgggtcgcgcgacctcggcgagggccgcgctgggtcgcgcgacctcggcgagggcgcgctgggtcgcgcgacctcggcgacggccgcGCTCGGGTCGCGCAACCTCGGCGACGGCCGATCGTCGCCGAGGCTACGCAACCCTCGGCGACGGCcgcgccgggtcgcgcgacctcgcccggcggtggcgcgacctcgccggatgtcgggcgacctcgccggcggtcgcgcgacctcgccggtggtcgcgcgacccggcagGCTGCCGCTTAGGGGGACCTCGGcgacggagaagatgaacagtgatcTTCACAAGGGCGAAAACGGAAAAACAAATAGTTCGtaaggataattttggaaaaaaaaaatatgagcaGTATCAGCTTACGAGAAAGCTGAAATGCCCAAGGCGGGtactgccttgggctttcaagaGAGGCTTTCAGCCAAATGCCTTACAAaatattttgccaaacaccaatttttttagcccaaagggctttggaggtCTAAAGGGGTTTGGAAATGCTaattccaaacgcacccttactaGGTCGTGGTTGCTCGTTTCATTCATCTTTTGTGTTCTTCAGGTCTCTTGGTTAGTGGCCATTAGAGTGAAAGCATCGTTGCAGGGACTTTTGAGAGTTAGATTTTAGGTGGTTATGTGTCCTTCAGACAGAAAGATGGCCGTATCATTGCCCCCATTTTTATGGGATTTGGGGTGTGATAGTGTCGGATGCAAGGTAGGGACCCTTGGACAAATAAGTGCAATGGTATTGTCTTCTGGCTTCATTTATGGATTGCTCTCCCCGTTCCACTGTCGTCCTAAGCTTCTTGATAGTGAAGGGCCCAATCGTGCATAACAAGTATTGACCTTCTGATTGTACTAAATTGGCGTTAATCATGCCAAAACCACAAAAGTGATGGTAGTTGTCCATCTAAACATTATTGAATATGTAGacagaaatatatatatatatctctcaTTAGACAAGAAGGGTTAAGTTGCAGAGCTTAAATATGCACTTCATATATTTTGTAGGCTGGTCTTGAGGACAGGAGTTGTCAAACCATGGGATCTTATTCTTCGTTGCAATgatattgtgtatatatcaactTATTGCGGTGGTACAACAGCCGGGGGTCAGGAAATTAGTCATAGTTCCTGAGATACCAGTTTCACCTACTTCTACATTGCAGCAATTCTCTCAAGCCTCTAGCTcaagagaaaaagatgaaggCAACGAAACAAAACTAGGATAGGTGAGACATGAGTTATCTGCTCAAAGAGGCGTTAATTTGCTAGGTGTAACTTTGTCCTTTGCTCAACGATAGAGTTGCATATCACATCTAAGTACATCATATTGCTAAGTTATCTATTTGCATATCACATCTGGGTAGAAACATCCTCTAACAATGCCATATTTGAGCAGAAGATTTGGAAGGATCTTTAGTTACTGCCATCGGTTGTGAAATCAGGTTCAGCTGGCTTTTGAGGCATGAGCAGAGGTAACCTCTGCGGCGTCTTTATGCTACCACTTTTCCTTAAATTCCTCAATGCGTTGGCTGCGAATCTTGATGCATATACAGTAGCAGCAAGGCTCGGCGAAGCGCCGCCATCCTTTGCTAAAGCATCGTGTAACCTGTCTTCTGCATCGTGCAAAGCCTCATCACGCTTCCTCTTGCAGTGTCGGTGCCAAGCAGCTTGTATAAAGCAAGCTGCCCACGTCCTCCATTGTTGCGAGTAGAACCTGAATGCAAATATATCCGAAAATTATGACCAAACCCTTCCCTCTTTATATAATTACGTAAGTACcataaaatggaaaggaaaactTCTAAGACTATGCGTGGCTGGAGATTGTCTTTGGAATTGTGTAGACAAACAGTGAACATGATACCACAGGGAGAAAGGGGAGTTTCGAGCTTTGCCTGAATCTATGTTGGAGCTGCTTGCTGTGAAGACGCCGAAACTGAGATGCCACAAATTTCAGGTCATTGGCAGTGAGCGCGAAGGCTTCTACCTCCGTGATAGCTTCTACGGTTCTCGTCGAGGTGGGAAGATTGGAGGAGGAATTTGGATCTAAGGCCCAAGTAAGCAATTCTTCTCCACAGAAATCACCTGCCTTCAAATAGACTGAGTTGAAGAATCCTGTTCTTCCACCATTTGTGGTCATGGTCACCAACTTGCCTCGTATGATGAAGAGCATCTCGTCGACTGGGTCCCCCTCACGCACAATCCAGCTCTTCTCTGTGTACAGGACTGGCTTGAGGCGATCGCACATTGCGTCCAGCAATTGTTCATCCATTTTCTCAAACATGGGCACCTGAAAGAAACCACGAGTCAGGCAATGCATCTGAAACTTTTGATCAATATCGAAGAGGTCCATTTGCATCAGCAGACAACGAGAAAGTCGAAAGGATTCTCACTCTCATTAGAAGGTCCAGGCAAAGGTGACGCTTTATGTCTCTACGGAGATCTTTAGGGAGGTTCCTGATCAAAGATTCTTCCTCGACACCCCTTGTCTCTTGCCATTTGTACTGTTCGTACCGCCTAATCCTGTCCTTTAAACCCTCTGGAAGCATACGGTGCGACATCCATCGCTCTGCATCTCGCCTCTTCACTCTCATCTCCTCCACTCTAACTGTAGTGGACTGCAGATATTTCTGTGACAGCAATATGGTTTTTCCGGGAATTTTAGTTCAACACGCCCACTATGGTTCTTAATTTCATTTCCTGCTTAAGTTTTCATTCTTATGCATTGAGTTCTCAAATTCAATCATATTGCAAAAGTAGGCTCCAGAATCATTGCAAATTCGAACTGGAGCAGGTTCGTAGAATACCTGCATATTGCCAATGAGCAATGCAAACAAGACCAAGCCGGCTATAGCTATGCTGACGGCAAAGAAAATCTCCCCCACATAGGTGCTAGTTTTTAGGTTTTGACCCAAAGAGCTGCACAGAGAGTGACTTTAGAAGTTAATCCTCTTAACCAAAAAGGAAAGCGGCAACGATATTAGACGTACCTAAGATTGCGTAATCCCCACCAAAAGCAGTAGAATAACTTCTTTGGAAAGTCTTGTGTCTCCACCACGCCAGATTTGAGGGCATCGATGGCTATTCCAAAGTTGAACTGTGTCGAATTCTTAATTTCATCGGCTTCAAGCAGAGGACAAGCAGTGTCGAGAAACAGAGTGTTGCTCCCTATCTGTGCTGGGTTACAGTATAAAAATGTGGAGTTACAGTCTGGTTTTTGACAAAACTTGTGCCAGCACTTAACTTCTCGATCAATCGAGAATAAGT
Protein-coding regions in this window:
- the LOC104443368 gene encoding cyclic nucleotide-gated ion channel 1, with protein sequence MNFGKTKFVRFEDCNSDKSWNSEQQYAARHGVRPTKFRMIVNKLLDGFQGGSESFCEKIKSMRMPLKSSLVSDRTTKAKKYHPEKKILDPQGPFLQQWNRIFLISCVIALALDPLFFYIPVIHVDKCLDSDKNMKITACLFRTVIDAFYIFHIILQFRTGFIAPSSRVFGRGELIDDPSAVSRRYLSSYFFLDILAILPIPQLVVYIIIPTLHGPVPLMSKESLKFVIYGQYVPRIARIYPLYQETTRTSGILYETAWAGAAFNLLLYMLASHVFGAFWYLFSIDREVKCWHKFCQKPDCNSTFLYCNPAQIGSNTLFLDTACPLLEADEIKNSTQFNFGIAIDALKSGVVETQDFPKKLFYCFWWGLRNLSSLGQNLKTSTYVGEIFFAVSIAIAGLVLFALLIGNMQKYLQSTTVRVEEMRVKRRDAERWMSHRMLPEGLKDRIRRYEQYKWQETRGVEEESLIRNLPKDLRRDIKRHLCLDLLMRVPMFEKMDEQLLDAMCDRLKPVLYTEKSWIVREGDPVDEMLFIIRGKLVTMTTNGGRTGFFNSVYLKAGDFCGEELLTWALDPNSSSNLPTSTRTVEAITEVEAFALTANDLKFVASQFRRLHSKQLQHRFRFYSQQWRTWAACFIQAAWHRHCKRKRDEALHDAEDRLHDALAKDGGASPSLAATVYASRFAANALRNLRKSGSIKTPQRLPLLMPQKPAEPDFTTDGSN